The following are encoded in a window of Mycobacterium sp. ELW1 genomic DNA:
- a CDS encoding MspA family porin has protein sequence MFVRRAALMALVGTLLAVPVPASADPDPGGPDLSQPVAAVADPAAPPVDDGRVASTPPAVTKSPDGWTLTISAKDEVQMPIAPLTTAISSREYSVSGVFNGALDGPGENPRGVFEVGYQIGCGIDMSTSNGVALGGTIGVNSSLGIIGLDFPNNAAEGLLPGVGGNIGGAITVGLKPGIINIVPVTKKQYKGDRPWVSISNFHVKIDGCVGESFIRSYATLSKSTDEGDAIISWYGVTKKI, from the coding sequence GTGTTTGTTCGTCGCGCGGCGCTGATGGCGCTGGTGGGCACCTTGTTGGCCGTGCCGGTGCCGGCATCGGCCGATCCTGATCCCGGCGGCCCCGACCTGAGTCAACCCGTCGCCGCCGTCGCCGACCCGGCCGCCCCGCCGGTCGATGACGGCAGGGTGGCCTCGACGCCGCCGGCGGTCACGAAATCGCCGGACGGCTGGACGCTGACGATCTCGGCGAAGGACGAGGTGCAGATGCCGATCGCACCGCTGACCACCGCCATCTCCTCGCGGGAGTACTCCGTCAGCGGTGTCTTCAACGGCGCGCTCGACGGACCCGGCGAGAACCCGAGGGGCGTCTTCGAGGTGGGCTATCAGATCGGCTGCGGCATCGACATGAGCACCTCCAACGGCGTCGCCCTGGGCGGCACGATCGGGGTGAACTCGTCGCTCGGCATCATCGGGCTGGACTTCCCCAACAACGCGGCCGAGGGTCTGCTGCCGGGTGTCGGCGGCAACATCGGCGGTGCCATCACCGTCGGTCTCAAGCCCGGCATCATCAACATCGTTCCGGTGACCAAGAAGCAGTACAAGGGCGACCGGCCGTGGGTGTCCATCAGTAACTTCCACGTGAAAATCGATGGCTGCGTGGGGGAGTCGTTCATCCGCTCGTACGCGACGCTGAGCAAGTCCACCGACGAAGGTGACGCGATCATCTCCTGGTACGGGGTGACCAAGAAGATCTAG
- a CDS encoding DUF3887 domain-containing protein has protein sequence MDALESVRAAYDAQQRAEAVTAEAVHQAHEAGKTWQEIGEVLGVSHQTAVQRYGNPSPLADADELARTVIDDLAHGRWSDVSARFDTTMREQLTDEALAFGWAEIATRAGGYQNHGDITAVRIGEVTTTNTRLSFEAGDFVARITFRDDETIAGLFILNPDAAAAM, from the coding sequence GTGGATGCCCTGGAATCGGTGCGCGCGGCGTACGACGCTCAACAACGGGCCGAGGCGGTAACAGCTGAGGCCGTGCACCAAGCGCACGAGGCAGGCAAAACGTGGCAGGAAATCGGCGAGGTGCTCGGTGTGTCCCATCAGACCGCAGTGCAGCGCTACGGAAACCCGAGTCCGCTCGCCGACGCCGACGAGTTGGCCAGGACCGTGATCGACGATCTTGCGCACGGCCGGTGGTCCGATGTCAGTGCCCGCTTCGACACCACAATGCGCGAGCAACTCACCGACGAGGCGCTCGCCTTCGGCTGGGCTGAGATCGCCACAAGGGCTGGCGGCTATCAGAACCACGGAGACATCACAGCCGTGCGGATCGGCGAGGTCACGACCACCAACACCCGGCTGTCCTTCGAGGCGGGAGATTTCGTCGCTCGCATCACCTTCCGCGACGACGAGACGATTGCCGGGCTGTTCATCCTGAATCCCGACGCGGCCGCCGCGATGTGA
- a CDS encoding neutral zinc metallopeptidase, translated as MRRRHLARLLAVASAAVVLAGCGTTISGKAVSVFDDPFKVGGLQAVDGASGLRSDAEKPTRKVLHSDGGKDDEIGAQSISDLESFWKDNYKGSFDGEFRPVKDLISWDSNDYDGEFCGDTTADLINAGFCEDDNTIGWDRGVLLPALRQANGDMAITMVLAHEYGHAIQKMAKLNKKGTPTLVAEQQADCLAGVYIRWVAEGNSKRFTLSTGDGLNNLLAAMISFRDPLLSQDDYTDGGDEHGSAFERISAFQTGFTDGPSSCAAIDAQEIGQRRGDLPIELQRDQTGEWPVTEESVRSIIEAMNILFTPKNPPTLSLDAASASKCPDARPSPPVSYCPSSNTIAIDLPGLEKMGASNEGQDNVLVTGDNTAYSVLVSRYMLALQHERGGLVLDNAEAGLRTACLTGVATTKLSKEVTTPDGNTVALTAGDIDEAVSGLLTNGLVAGDVNGESVPAGFNRIDAFRIGVLGDQDRCIKRFP; from the coding sequence ATGCGCCGACGACACCTCGCACGTCTGCTCGCCGTCGCGAGCGCCGCTGTGGTGCTCGCCGGCTGCGGCACCACCATCTCCGGCAAGGCCGTGTCGGTCTTCGACGATCCGTTCAAAGTCGGTGGCCTGCAGGCAGTGGACGGTGCCAGCGGCTTGCGTTCGGATGCGGAGAAGCCGACGCGAAAGGTCTTGCACAGCGACGGCGGCAAGGACGACGAGATCGGCGCCCAGTCGATCAGCGATCTGGAGTCGTTCTGGAAGGACAACTACAAGGGCTCGTTCGACGGGGAGTTTCGACCCGTCAAGGACCTGATCTCCTGGGACTCCAACGATTACGACGGTGAATTCTGCGGTGACACCACCGCAGACCTGATCAACGCCGGATTCTGCGAGGACGACAACACCATCGGCTGGGATCGCGGTGTACTGCTGCCCGCGCTGCGACAAGCCAACGGCGACATGGCAATCACGATGGTGTTGGCTCACGAATACGGGCACGCCATTCAGAAGATGGCCAAGCTCAACAAGAAGGGCACCCCCACACTGGTCGCCGAGCAGCAGGCCGACTGCCTCGCCGGCGTCTACATCCGGTGGGTGGCCGAAGGCAACTCGAAACGGTTCACGCTGAGCACCGGCGACGGGCTGAACAACCTTCTGGCCGCGATGATCTCGTTCCGCGACCCGCTGCTGAGCCAGGACGATTACACCGACGGCGGCGACGAGCACGGGTCGGCGTTCGAGCGGATCTCGGCGTTCCAGACCGGGTTCACCGACGGCCCGTCCTCGTGCGCGGCCATCGACGCCCAGGAGATCGGCCAGCGCCGCGGAGACTTGCCGATCGAACTGCAGCGCGACCAGACCGGTGAGTGGCCGGTCACCGAGGAGTCGGTCCGCTCGATCATCGAAGCGATGAACATCCTGTTCACGCCGAAGAACCCGCCCACCCTGAGCCTGGACGCCGCGTCGGCGTCGAAATGCCCTGACGCCCGGCCCAGCCCGCCGGTGTCCTACTGCCCGTCCAGCAACACGATCGCCATCGACCTGCCGGGATTGGAGAAGATGGGCGCATCCAACGAAGGCCAGGACAACGTCCTGGTCACCGGTGACAACACCGCCTACTCCGTGCTGGTGTCGCGCTACATGCTGGCGCTGCAGCACGAGCGCGGCGGCCTGGTGCTCGACAACGCCGAAGCCGGTCTGCGAACCGCATGCCTGACGGGCGTCGCCACCACCAAGCTGTCCAAGGAGGTCACCACCCCCGACGGCAACACCGTGGCGCTGACGGCCGGCGACATCGACGAGGCGGTGTCAGGTCTGCTGACCAACGGACTGGTCGCCGGCGACGTCAACGGTGAATCCGTGCCCGCCGGCTTCAACCGCATCGACGCCTTCCGCATCGGGGTGCTCGGCGATCAGGACCGGTGCATCAAACGCTTTCCGTAG
- the glgP gene encoding alpha-glucan family phosphorylase: protein MKALRRFTVRAHLPERLAALGRLSTNLRWSWDKPTQDLFASIDPRLWLQTGQDPVALLGAVAPARLDELAEDEQFLNALDQLAADLDDYLSRPMWFQEQERDQEHGSSVMPTGIAYFSMEFGVAEVLPNYSGGLGILAGDHLKSASDLGLPLIAVGLYYRSGYFRQSLTADGWQHENYPSLDPQGLPLRLLTDAAGAPVLVELAMPDAKVLRARVWVAQVGRIPLLLLDSDIPENEHELRNVTDRLYGGDQDHRIKQELLAGIGGIRAIRAFTAIEGRPAPDVYHMNEGHAGFLGVERIREYISEQKLDFDTALTLVRASTVFTTHTPVPAGIDRFPVDMVQSYFGDDGKDGLLPEVPVARVLAFGAEDDPSKFNMAHMGLRLAQRANGVSLLHGRVSRTMFDELWPGFDPAEVPIGSITNGVHGPTWAAPQWLELGRELAGSTEALREPNVWARLQQVDTGHIWWIRSQLRALLVEDVRQRLRRSWLERGASEAELGWIATAFDPEVLTIGFARRVPTYKRLTLMLRDPQRLEALLLDKDKPLQLIVAGKSHPADDAGKALIQQIVKFADRPEVRHRIAFLPDYDMSMARQLYWGCDVWLNNPLRPLEACGTSGMKSALNGGLNLSIRDGWWDEWYDGENGWEIPTADGLADESRRDDIEAAALYNLLEQSVTQTFYDRDDKGVPTRWVEMVRHTLQGLGPKVLASRMVRDYTEKYYAPAAQSFRRTSASVDGLPFGAARDLSAYRQRVREAWPHIEVTDVDSTGLPDTPLLGSELTLTATVALAGLKPDEVDVQAVLGRVDAADALQDPVTVDMVHAGSGDGGTDIFSTTTPLPVAGSVGYTVRVLPHHPLLAGDNELGLVTLA from the coding sequence GTGAAGGCCCTCCGCAGATTCACGGTCCGTGCCCATTTGCCCGAGCGGCTCGCAGCCCTCGGCCGGTTGTCCACCAACCTGCGTTGGTCGTGGGACAAGCCGACACAAGATCTCTTCGCTTCGATCGATCCGCGGCTGTGGCTGCAGACCGGTCAGGATCCGGTGGCGCTGCTCGGCGCGGTCGCCCCGGCGCGGCTCGACGAGTTGGCCGAGGACGAGCAGTTCCTCAACGCGCTCGATCAGCTGGCCGCGGATCTGGACGACTACCTGAGCCGGCCGATGTGGTTTCAAGAGCAGGAGAGGGACCAGGAGCACGGTTCCTCGGTCATGCCGACGGGCATCGCGTACTTCTCGATGGAGTTCGGCGTCGCCGAAGTGTTGCCGAACTATTCGGGCGGCCTGGGCATTCTGGCCGGCGACCATCTGAAGTCGGCATCGGATCTGGGTCTGCCGCTGATCGCCGTCGGCTTGTACTACCGGTCCGGATATTTCCGGCAGTCGCTCACCGCCGACGGCTGGCAGCACGAGAACTATCCCTCGCTGGATCCGCAGGGGCTGCCGCTTCGGCTGCTCACCGACGCCGCCGGCGCGCCGGTGCTCGTCGAGTTGGCGATGCCGGACGCCAAGGTGCTGCGGGCCAGGGTGTGGGTGGCCCAGGTCGGCCGGATCCCGCTGCTGCTCTTGGATTCTGACATCCCCGAGAACGAGCACGAGCTGCGTAACGTCACCGACCGCCTCTACGGCGGCGACCAGGATCACCGCATCAAGCAGGAGTTGCTCGCCGGTATCGGCGGGATACGGGCCATCCGTGCGTTCACCGCCATCGAGGGCCGGCCTGCCCCGGACGTCTATCACATGAACGAAGGCCACGCGGGCTTCCTCGGGGTCGAGCGAATCCGCGAATACATCTCCGAGCAGAAGCTCGATTTCGACACCGCGCTGACGCTCGTGCGGGCCAGCACGGTGTTCACCACCCACACTCCGGTGCCGGCGGGAATCGACCGCTTCCCGGTGGACATGGTGCAGAGCTACTTCGGCGACGACGGGAAAGATGGCCTGCTGCCGGAGGTTCCGGTCGCGCGGGTGCTGGCGTTCGGCGCCGAGGATGACCCGTCGAAGTTCAACATGGCGCACATGGGCCTACGGCTGGCGCAACGCGCGAACGGGGTGTCCCTGCTGCACGGACGCGTCAGCCGCACGATGTTCGACGAGCTGTGGCCCGGCTTCGACCCGGCCGAGGTGCCGATCGGCTCGATCACCAACGGTGTGCACGGCCCCACCTGGGCGGCCCCGCAATGGTTGGAGCTCGGCCGGGAACTCGCCGGTTCCACCGAGGCGCTGCGCGAGCCCAACGTCTGGGCGCGGCTGCAACAGGTCGACACCGGTCACATCTGGTGGATCCGCTCTCAGCTGCGCGCGCTGCTGGTCGAGGACGTGCGCCAGCGGTTGCGCCGGTCGTGGCTGGAGCGCGGCGCGTCCGAGGCCGAACTCGGCTGGATCGCAACGGCTTTCGATCCTGAGGTGTTGACGATCGGCTTCGCGCGCCGGGTACCGACCTACAAGCGGCTGACGCTGATGCTGCGTGATCCGCAGCGCCTCGAGGCGCTGCTGCTCGACAAGGACAAGCCGCTGCAGTTGATCGTGGCAGGCAAGTCGCACCCCGCCGACGATGCGGGCAAGGCGCTGATCCAGCAGATCGTGAAGTTCGCCGACCGGCCGGAAGTGCGCCACCGCATCGCCTTCCTGCCCGACTACGACATGTCGATGGCCCGCCAGTTGTACTGGGGCTGCGATGTGTGGCTCAACAACCCGCTGCGTCCGCTGGAAGCCTGCGGCACGTCGGGCATGAAGAGCGCGCTGAACGGCGGACTCAACCTGTCCATCCGCGACGGCTGGTGGGACGAGTGGTATGACGGCGAGAACGGTTGGGAGATACCGACAGCCGACGGTCTGGCCGACGAGAGCCGCCGCGACGACATCGAGGCGGCCGCGCTCTACAACCTGCTCGAGCAGTCGGTGACGCAGACGTTCTACGACCGGGACGACAAGGGTGTGCCGACCCGCTGGGTGGAGATGGTCCGGCACACCTTGCAGGGCCTCGGGCCCAAGGTGCTGGCGTCCCGAATGGTGCGCGACTACACCGAGAAGTACTACGCGCCCGCCGCCCAGTCGTTCCGTCGCACCAGTGCGTCGGTCGACGGCCTGCCGTTCGGGGCGGCACGGGACCTGTCGGCGTACCGGCAGCGTGTCCGGGAGGCCTGGCCGCACATCGAGGTCACCGATGTCGACAGCACCGGGCTGCCCGACACCCCGCTGCTGGGGTCGGAGCTGACGCTGACCGCCACCGTCGCGCTGGCCGGGCTCAAACCGGACGAAGTCGACGTTCAGGCGGTGCTCGGCCGGGTCGACGCCGCCGACGCGCTGCAGGACCCCGTCACCGTGGACATGGTGCACGCGGGTTCCGGTGACGGCGGTACCGACATCTTCTCGACGACGACCCCGCTGCCGGTGGCCGGTTCGGTTGGCTACACCGTGCGCGTGCTGCCGCACCACCCGCTGCTGGCCGGTGACAACGAGCTCGGCCTCGTCACGCTGGCGTAA